The nucleotide sequence AAGAACCATGAGAAATGGCATAAAGTAAATTGAACCATCATCGTTTTGTTTTACTAAATCTATCCTCTACAAGTGTATATCATTTTATAAGTTTAACAATATTGGGACAAGATCTTAGGCataaaatgaattttccaATGGCAACCatacatttaatattaatcTGCGGAATATCGTGAAACAAGTATGTATTTACCGAATATAATAAACTTTATGTAGTACAGTATTTTGGAGGTCATtgtctttaatattttttttaaaatggtgTTGAGGGccttttcaataaaaaataaaactggtGGTGGTTTCGGTAAATGTGTCAGTTTTGGCATTATTTGTAATGTCAAAAGCGCATTTGTTAAAATTTGCGGGGGCAAGCATGCCATCCCATCGCTGCTGTAGCTGAAGAAACGTACTTTAAATTTTGCAAAGGtattaagaaatttaaaattaaactttttagTCGGAAGTTCtgcgaccatataaagtaccAAGTCGAGTAGCCTGCCCATATAGCGCAAAGCCATCAGTTTTAAagcagttttaatttaatcaaaatcGGACAAccaaaatattaattaaaaataatatttatgaaatcctagtttagtttttttttcacaatttgTAGACCTGTTACTCGTAAAGTAAAGTGTGTAACAggtagctgagtaacgggtatgtGATAGTTGCGAAGAGTTGAtaagaagagaagagaagagaaaagaagagaagagaagagaaaagaaaaaaagagaaaagaagAGAAGTAGATAAGTAGAAACAGTAGAAGGAAGTGCTTTCGACTCCataatgtacatatgtatatattgccCAACTGAGCAATCTCGAAAAGAGTCTtctgttgtttatttttgggaTATCTTCATATCATCACTAGTTGAGTAACGCATAACtaataataactaataatgttttttttctatctTCCTCTCTCTTTAATTTTGATTGGGTTAGATTTGTCTTTCCAAAGTACCAAATCCAAAATTAGTGGTAAGCTAAGAAGGCCAAGACTTTTAATgtagttttaatttttgaactAATCGACCGTGTACATTTAGTAGTAACATTTTTTTCATATTGGCTAAGGAtgaacaaaagccaaaagtcCCTGGCGGACGACATGGCCTCGACGCCTTTCGGCAAGGAGGTGCTGATTGGCAACTGGGCGGAGCGCCGCTACGCAGTCGAGGAGCAGAGCAATGCCATCCTGCCAGGACTCCGTGTGAGTGGTTGCGAGCTCCATAGGTCGCTCTGCCACGACACCTACACTACTGCACCCTTCGTTGGCGCCGAGGCAGTACCCTTGTTTGTGGATCATCGCAAATTGGCTTACAAGAACTTTATAAGGAATAGGCGATCTAGCTTGAACCTGGTGGACGATGAGCTACTCAAGAGGAACTTCACTACCACCAATACCCTGGAGTTCCAGGAAATTCCTCGACTGCGTCTTATACACGCGAGTGGCGAAAAGGACAAAAACGGTCCTCCGAAGCAGCCGCTGGACGTGGACAGACTGCAAGCCTTCGGAAATCTTACGAAGACACACAATTACCTCTTTCGGTTCAAGTGCGAGAAAATGCTGGACGAGATCAGTAACATGCAGACCACCTACTCCGCGAGCTTTAACCGACCGTGGGAAAAAAAGCCAATCTTTGAATTTGGTCCAGACTACGACGGAGTCGTTAAGTTTGACTTGACGTGCTAGCAGCCAGAACTATATTTTCTCCTTAGATTGTGTATAAGAATCTACAAATTTCCTTACCAAAAAAATTGCAACCGTCTTCCCAAAGAAACTAGTTCCTCTATATTACAAGActcaatttatttcaaatcaTTTTCTTGTATAATAATATGGGTTCGTATTTTAGTAGTTCTATATTTTGGATGCCAGaaattctttgattttttttttgttgcactcGCCGTAGCATtggtttttccattttcatatttggtgagctattgaaaaattggtttcttctttcttttcgaaattagtaattCAATAGATGTTTACAATACTTTTGCGTTTACCATTTCTTTTGCTTGGtacagaatatatatttaaatgttaattaattgttacaaaaagtaaaattttACGACATTAAACTAGACGACGCAAGATTTTGCATAAGTTTACttgcttaaatattaatttttgacGCGGTAATATTTGCTTGCCTTAAAATCTTATTTATTCTTTTGTGAGTTCGATTAATTTTGGACTGCCATGATAGGattctttttgtatttttctgtttttttttttttttttggctgacGATTAAGTTTAAAATGATGCTTAAAATCTAAACCAATGGAAGTTGTGTGGgtctgagtgtgtgtgtggtggaGAATGTTGGTGTGTGATTTGGTGGTAGTTGCGTGTCCCATGGTGTTTCTTTTTGGTATGCGTAATCTAAGGGATTACTTATAGTTTGGCTGGTGTAATGAATTGTCTGGATATATagtgtgtttttatttgcttataacaattataattttgaatttgaccttttttttggatttagtagtttttattttcatgacggtgaattttgtttattcaCTATTCGCTTTTCATCTAACCTTTTACGTTTCGTTCATACTCAAAGTTGCTTATCGCTTTTTGGATGTCCtcttttctttcatttaatttttgcttatttttaagTCCTAGAGTATTTACTTGTAGTATTACCTAATTTTTATGTAAAAAATGATGCTTATACATTggcttaaatttaatttttgtttttggttgcTCCGAAAAATGGAATTAAAcgtgaatttttttttaaatagttgCCAAGACTTGAGTATACATTGTTTTATGCAATCAATTTTGCAATGACCGAGATTAGTGTTGTTCCGagaattttatttggaatatcGCCGAGAAGGTATACATCAATGCATTTATAATTTGCGCAAGACatgtttcttgtattttttattcaatGCCAGTGGTTAAGTCACCATTTCTTTTTCAGATTTTGATATCTAAAGACATCGGTTGTCGCTTGAAAGCAAGTTTTTGTCCCAAAACTTTTCTTCGTAAGGTTTGCaataatttcgttttatttttctctctAGATTGTTATGTAGAATATGTTTTCTGAATAGTTTAGAgaaacatttattattatgcaaattaataagTGGTATGTTACGAACCTCATTTTTGATTCAGCCGAAATGAAGATGATTTTAATATTCGAAATAGTTGCCAGGGGTGTTCTTTCCTATGTAAAATCCTATTCGTTTTTGTTTCCCGGTTATTGTAGTTGTAAGTGTAAAACTAAATCAACAATTGAACTATCAAACTAGGATTGGTTTAGATTAAAAAATTAACACTGAAGATTATACAAAACGCGAACAAAGTGTATACATCGTGTGTTGTTATTGATATCGGTAAGCcagttttattgttttggtgcaatctgtttttattatttttgtaccaattaattcaatttttaccAGGAAAGTGAGATTTTTGTTCTTCTAGTTTGTTTCTTgtaatataaaaatgtttttcattcgtttgttttgattttcactgcgttggtttttatttatatatgtataacttggtttttacatttaatcGATTCAAAATGATACAAATTCAAATATGAAATTGCTTAACAACTTTTAGCTATTGTTACTTCTGCTCTCggtttttgcatttgcctctttaaaaaatatatgtatataggtaGTTAGCTTGCTTGTTCTTGCCTTATGCTTGTTGTATACTTAAAATCGCCTCTGTCGCTATTTTTGATTCGGTTCAATCTGCTTTGTATCTTGCTATCTATCCATCTCATCATCACCTCTATCCTCAACCTCATGAGGATCATCCCGCTGCTGCTTTGCTATTAGAATGCTCAATTGGGTTTTTTGCTCCTGTCGGTTGTATAAAAGTCGGTCGGTAAGAAAAAAGTGTTTTTATTGTACTatggttgctgctgcggtATCCGTTGCATTTGTTGTATATCTTGTAAATGAAAAGATTTGTTCggtttattgttatttacttGTATCAGGCTATTGGCTATTGGCTGGCCCAGGGCAGGTACTCGTCCTGATCCTGGTAGTATAATATCACTATTGCTTTGTTTGATTctattttggttttgattCGGCTGATGGCTTTGATTTTCGATTAAAACGTTTGCTGTTAGTCCGCAATGAAATTCTCACTTTctgataaaaacaaattaaagtttGTTTTGGATGTGTCACAAAAACGTAATCGGCTATGGTAGCAGTGGTCAGTAGTTCTGCATGGGATATGTTTTTTTCAGCTGATTAAACTCATAGCGTAAATTCATGAAACTCGATCGTACCTATCTCATTCAGCTGAACGGCTCAGCGTTCCTTTGGTGATCGGGCATATCTGTTCTTCGTTTTCTTGGTGCATTAGCTATATGTTAGCGAAATTagtgaaataattgatttacTTACGTTGGTACTATTGcatttgcagttgcagtttgtGGTTGCTTATGTACAGTTTCAGTTGAGTTACAATTAATAATAAGTGCTTTCCTGCTCGCTTTCGAGGCGGACATTGttatatgcataaataaaatttgtttctaTTGACACTGCTCAGTTATTATTTCTATGGTAGTTATTAAATTGTAGTCCCTGTCAATCGTTCATAGTAATTACAAACGTatatataaaagtaattcCAACATAACAAATTGTGTTCGGTTCGTTCTTCAGATCAGAATCTGATCTGATCTAATCTGATCTAATCTAATCTGATCTGATCCATCCATCGGGTTATTGAACTTATCGTAAATCATCGCTTGTGATGATTGGATATCTTTGCTTCGCTCACAGGCAAGCGCACGTTTTAAAATGagtttttcatttgaataCTTTACTTAACACTTAATGGAATATACTTTAATGTCTGTAAGTAAATGTTACTATATGTTCTccttttagtttgttttttcgGCGTTTTCGTCGacttttactattttttttttgctgttttttttcaGTTGTAAGCTGTCTGATTGGTTTATTTTAGTACCTCTATGCTTGTGTTTGCTGATATTGtgattttctatttatttaagaGCTGTATTTACTTGTTGGTTTGTCGGTTTCTTGTAAAAATtctgtaaaatattttcggtACTATTTCTTTCGGCTTGTGGTTCGTTCCTGTTGCAAAAACAACTtcgtatataatataaataaattatttgatttctgTCTGCAATAaattacttgttctatggGCACATGGTGTCTATTGCAAAAAATGAACGTACTCATAGGCATAGAATGAGTTTGGGCCATTGACTAAAAAATTGAAGGCgattaattataatttggtTCCGCAGAGATTCAAACTGAACTTCGCTCGAATTGTAAGCTCAGAAGTCTTCCCTATAGGATTAGATTGTGTCTTCTTCTCTTGATTCTTACAGCTTGAATGGTAGAAAAGGTAATTTTGTCACCACTTTTAGGACACTCTGATATACACTGGACCCAGTACAGTTTCTATGCCTTGATCGATCAGATATTTGCAATAATTTCAATATAGAGTTTTTATCAATAACGCCATAGGCGGAATTAACAACTAACGAGgctattgttgttttgttttggatttCATTTCGTCATTTCAATTCACTTTTGGGGTGCTTATAAGCCAAAAACAAGATGTGTTTGAATTTCTGTGATCTTGTATTAGTTTTTAACTGGCGTTCAATTCAATAAAAGTCTGTAGTTCCTCCTATATACGCAGCTAGCTGCTGTCACAAACTTTAAGGGGTTACGTTAAATATAAGTAGAtatatcgtatatatatatagagagtATGCcttaaatagtttaaaaaatataatacacCATACATATAATTTAAGAGTTTAGGGTTTTACATATGCTATACTCtattttcttcgttttttgaaactatttttgcttttgctttgaatttgttttattttattcattagTTTGAGTGACATCAATCCATTTCTTTATTCGGTAATCGCTTCCCTTTCGAATTTTTGGTAATTGAACTAAAAATATTTCTGTAACTGGAATTCAATCCGTAAGCTGGGTGTTTACAATCTTTACAAtctcaaatcaaatcaaacagATGTTGAATGGGTTTTTGTGTGCTATCAAATATTATCATTTCAAATTGTTATCATTCAGAATCATCGTCATTATAATGActcagtttttattttaattcttaCCGTTGCTATTTCAATGTGTATTTatctattttttaataatctcTTCTGTTAGCTGATCTcttgatttatattttgtttgttggttgCTTTTATGCTTGGTGGTTGACTTAAAAACTATTATCACTATTGCAGAAAGCGGCTGTACTCAATTATAATGCATTCGCTTCTGGAAATCTTAGGGCGAAGGGCTGAGTTTTCCTTAGATTACACTGCCCTTTATCCCTAATATTTTCTGTTTCGAGTTTGCTTCATTGATGTTTGTATGTTGGTTGTGGGCATTTTCTATTAATATTGCTTGTCTCTGGTATTGAGCTATGTATATTCTGAGTCGGAAATGTAAGCCGGAAATGTAATCACTTCTGAAATATtctcaaatattattttgacattttcataTATTATTCATCGgtattataatttgttttcaattttaagaAGAAAGGATTTTTCTTATGTTCTTCactttagttttttgttttggatttTCGGGGTG is from Drosophila melanogaster chromosome 3L and encodes:
- the CG14448 gene encoding uncharacterized protein, translating into MNKSQKSLADDMASTPFGKEVLIGNWAERRYAVEEQSNAILPGLRVSGCELHRSLCHDTYTTAPFVGAEAVPLFVDHRKLAYKNFIRNRRSSLNLVDDELLKRNFTTTNTLEFQEIPRLRLIHASGEKDKNGPPKQPLDVDRLQAFGNLTKTHNYLFRFKCEKMLDEISNMQTTYSASFNRPWEKKPIFEFGPDYDGVVKFDLTC